A stretch of the Aggregatibacter sp. HMT-949 genome encodes the following:
- a CDS encoding adhesin, with translation MTEQQKQPSLIRFEQAVADKNYEAACLELLDILSKIDSNFGAVNGIEFTFPEQLQPAYLEQDRTVYFATRMAHAMTELFKDPKLVISQSGALHFLTLQRWINVIFAASPYVNADHILATLNQNEDPYNFADFRLSDSKEALIKFCILYLPESNINLNLDALWNLDRDFCAALAFALQSPRFVGTTQAFSKRGTLLQWFPEKLVQIENLNNLPSAISHDVYMHCSYDIAENKHLVKKALNQVIRRHILTGGFQDREITEIGEINGKPVMVVLLEHFHSSHSIYRTHSTSMIAARERFHLIGIGNDAVDQAGREVFDEFRELKGENIFERLNFIRGICEENKAAVFYMPSIGMDLLPIFASNTRLAPIQVVALGHPATTHSDFIEYVIVEDDYVGSEACFSETLLRLPKDALPYVPSALAPQHVEYKLRENPEVVNIGIASTTMKLNPYFMESLKAIRDRAKVKVHFHFALGQSIGLTHPYVERFIKNYLGDDATAHSHLPYNEYLGVLQGCDMMVNPFPFGNTNGIIDMVTLGLVGVCKTGPEVHEHIDEGLFKRLGLPEWLIAQNADEYVECAIRLAENHAERLALRRHIIENNGLQTLFTGDPSPMGKVLLEKLNEWKTAHLTEKPKKKAATKKTAVKKTTTKKTTEKKETAEKKETVEKPKTVKKAETVKKAETAKKETAKKATAKKETAKKETVKKETAKKETAKKETVVVEEPAKKAATKKATTAKTAVKAEGQCDSKSKHKEDKKN, from the coding sequence ATGACTGAACAACAAAAACAGCCAAGTTTAATACGCTTTGAACAAGCAGTAGCGGACAAAAATTATGAGGCCGCTTGCCTAGAATTGCTTGATATTTTAAGCAAGATCGATTCAAATTTTGGTGCTGTTAACGGCATAGAATTTACTTTTCCGGAACAATTACAACCGGCATACTTAGAGCAAGACAGAACGGTGTATTTTGCCACCCGTATGGCACACGCGATGACGGAGCTGTTTAAAGATCCTAAACTTGTGATTTCACAATCCGGCGCATTACATTTCCTCACATTACAACGTTGGATTAACGTTATTTTTGCCGCCTCGCCTTACGTTAATGCGGATCATATTCTCGCCACCTTAAACCAAAACGAAGACCCTTATAATTTCGCCGATTTTCGTTTAAGTGATAGCAAAGAGGCGTTAATTAAATTTTGCATTCTTTATCTGCCTGAATCTAACATTAATTTAAATTTAGATGCGCTATGGAATTTAGATCGCGATTTTTGCGCGGCATTAGCGTTTGCTTTGCAATCACCGCGTTTCGTGGGGACTACGCAAGCTTTTAGTAAACGCGGTACCTTGTTGCAATGGTTCCCGGAAAAACTTGTGCAAATCGAAAACCTCAATAATTTGCCGAGCGCGATTTCTCACGATGTGTACATGCATTGTAGTTACGATATTGCGGAAAATAAACATCTCGTGAAAAAGGCGTTAAATCAAGTTATTCGCCGACATATTTTAACCGGTGGATTCCAAGACCGAGAAATCACCGAAATCGGTGAAATTAACGGCAAACCGGTCATGGTTGTTTTACTTGAACATTTCCATTCTTCCCACTCTATTTATCGTACCCACTCTACATCGATGATTGCGGCGCGTGAACGTTTTCATTTAATCGGAATCGGCAACGATGCGGTGGATCAAGCCGGCCGCGAGGTTTTTGACGAGTTTAGAGAACTAAAAGGCGAGAATATTTTTGAGCGCTTGAATTTTATTCGTGGAATTTGCGAAGAAAATAAGGCGGCGGTATTTTATATGCCGAGTATCGGGATGGATTTATTACCTATTTTTGCTAGCAATACCCGTCTTGCGCCGATTCAAGTGGTCGCATTGGGGCACCCGGCGACAACTCACTCCGATTTTATCGAATACGTGATTGTGGAAGACGATTACGTCGGTTCCGAAGCCTGTTTCAGCGAAACTTTATTGCGCCTACCAAAAGATGCCTTGCCTTACGTGCCTTCCGCTTTAGCGCCACAACATGTGGAATACAAATTACGCGAAAATCCGGAAGTGGTGAATATTGGTATCGCCTCCACTACCATGAAACTCAATCCTTATTTCATGGAATCGCTGAAAGCAATTCGCGATCGCGCAAAAGTAAAAGTCCATTTCCATTTTGCGTTAGGACAATCCATCGGTCTGACTCATCCTTATGTAGAACGCTTCATTAAAAATTATTTAGGTGATGATGCCACTGCACACTCCCACCTTCCTTACAATGAATATCTTGGTGTATTACAAGGCTGCGATATGATGGTGAATCCGTTCCCGTTCGGTAACACCAACGGTATTATTGACATGGTGACGCTTGGTTTAGTCGGTGTGTGTAAAACCGGGCCGGAAGTGCACGAACATATCGATGAAGGCTTATTTAAACGTCTCGGTTTACCGGAATGGTTGATTGCGCAAAATGCGGATGAATACGTGGAATGTGCAATTCGTTTAGCGGAAAACCACGCAGAGCGTTTAGCGTTACGTCGCCATATCATTGAAAATAACGGCTTGCAAACCTTATTCACCGGTGATCCAAGCCCGATGGGTAAAGTTTTGTTGGAAAAACTCAATGAATGGAAAACGGCACACTTGACCGAAAAACCGAAGAAAAAAGCGGCAACGAAAAAAACGGCGGTGAAGAAAACCACGACGAAGAAAACCACGGAGAAAAAAGAAACTGCAGAGAAAAAAGAAACTGTAGAGAAACCAAAAACCGTGAAGAAAGCGGAGACCGTGAAGAAAGCTGAAACCGCTAAAAAAGAAACCGCTAAAAAGGCAACGGCCAAAAAAGAAACGGCCAAAAAAGAAACGGTCAAAAAAGAAACGGCAAAAAAAGAAACGGCAAAAAAAGAAACGGTAGTCGTAGAAGAGCCTGCGAAGAAAGCGGCCACGAAGAAAGCGACAACAGCGAAAACCGCCGTTAAAGCCGAAGGCCAGTGCGACAGCAAAAGCAAGCACAAAGAAGACAAAAAAAACTGA
- a CDS encoding acyl carrier protein, with translation MTEQEIRDLLADALHTLFEIESERIKPETNLYEELEIDSIDAIDLIDHIKRKTGHKLQAEDFRNVRTVDDVVQAVLKISQNRPNA, from the coding sequence ATGACTGAACAAGAAATTCGCGATTTATTGGCCGATGCCTTGCATACGTTATTTGAAATTGAATCGGAGCGCATTAAGCCGGAAACCAATCTTTATGAAGAGCTGGAAATTGACAGTATCGATGCAATTGATTTAATTGATCACATTAAACGCAAAACCGGACATAAACTGCAAGCGGAAGATTTTCGTAATGTACGTACCGTGGATGATGTAGTGCAAGCGGTATTGAAAATTAGCCAAAACCGCCCGAACGCATAA
- a CDS encoding excinuclease ABC subunit A: MKLISKLGIILAATSIVACAPRDTVHYYSISDALNSSEAKTALNPKVQLYFGKAAPGKVVVPNAVTNKKTNAANKTDEASCQWAFISAVKQLQERAEKEGATKVGNIVSFYKKRAYQSTSQYECHAGNLMSGVALKGQIVK; this comes from the coding sequence ATGAAACTTATCAGTAAACTCGGCATTATTTTGGCCGCCACTTCAATCGTAGCTTGCGCGCCAAGAGACACCGTACACTATTATTCCATTTCCGATGCGCTTAATTCTTCCGAAGCGAAAACGGCGCTTAATCCAAAAGTACAACTTTATTTCGGTAAAGCCGCGCCGGGGAAAGTCGTCGTACCGAATGCTGTGACTAACAAAAAAACCAATGCAGCAAATAAAACCGATGAAGCCTCTTGCCAATGGGCGTTTATCTCCGCGGTTAAACAATTACAAGAACGGGCAGAAAAAGAAGGCGCGACGAAAGTCGGCAATATTGTGAGTTTCTATAAAAAACGCGCTTATCAAAGTACTTCGCAGTACGAATGCCATGCAGGCAATTTAATGAGCGGTGTGGCGTTAAAAGGTCAAATCGTGAAATAA
- a CDS encoding lysophospholipid acyltransferase family protein produces the protein MAPKLNRIGRFLATALAFFLWAIVGVLLQFVLLPYAQKTKNASYATQLKVRRWVGKIWFFFVRYLSWTGVLQVSYQGFERLGRAGQLVVANHPSLIDVVLILSRTPSLNCIVKKDLLKNPTMRNQILACGFLPNSESLELLEQTDAVLQRQALLLFPEGTRTGWDSVVKLNRGAISIGLRSAQVITPVVIKMHPLSLKKGDPWYKIPNQKIHYELIVGEDINPQEWLQKQSIPMASRRLTKYLEDYFNSQTLQKDN, from the coding sequence ATGGCACCGAAACTAAACCGAATTGGTCGTTTCCTGGCAACTGCGTTGGCATTTTTCTTGTGGGCGATTGTTGGTGTGTTATTACAGTTCGTTTTACTTCCTTATGCTCAAAAAACTAAAAACGCAAGCTATGCCACACAGCTAAAAGTGCGTCGTTGGGTCGGTAAAATTTGGTTTTTCTTTGTGCGCTATCTTTCTTGGACCGGTGTGTTGCAGGTGTCGTATCAGGGCTTTGAACGACTCGGTAGAGCGGGCCAATTAGTGGTGGCCAATCATCCTTCGTTAATTGATGTGGTGCTGATTTTAAGCCGAACGCCGAGTCTTAACTGTATCGTGAAAAAGGATTTATTAAAAAATCCGACGATGCGTAATCAAATTTTAGCTTGCGGTTTTTTACCCAATAGCGAATCTTTAGAATTGTTGGAACAAACCGATGCGGTGCTGCAACGCCAAGCCTTATTGCTTTTTCCTGAAGGCACTCGAACCGGTTGGGATAGTGTCGTGAAATTAAATCGGGGGGCGATTTCTATTGGTTTGCGCAGCGCACAAGTGATTACGCCGGTAGTGATAAAAATGCATCCATTAAGCCTGAAAAAAGGCGATCCTTGGTATAAAATTCCCAATCAAAAAATTCATTATGAATTGATTGTCGGAGAAGATATCAATCCGCAAGAATGGCTGCAAAAACAATCCATTCCGATGGCTTCCCGCCGTCTAACAAAATATTTAGAAGATTATTTTAATTCTCAGACCTTACAAAAGGATAACTAA
- a CDS encoding phosphopantetheine-binding protein — protein sequence MQLEQQLKQLIIESLALEDISPADIENDMPLFSADGLGLDSVDALELGLAVQKTFGLQLDGEQQQVRHYFESVNTLADFIRSQKGEA from the coding sequence ATGCAACTTGAACAACAATTAAAACAACTCATTATTGAGAGCTTGGCGTTGGAAGATATTAGCCCGGCGGATATCGAAAATGACATGCCGCTATTTTCTGCCGATGGTTTGGGTTTAGATTCGGTGGATGCGTTGGAGTTAGGTCTTGCTGTGCAAAAAACCTTCGGTTTGCAATTAGACGGCGAACAGCAACAAGTCCGCCATTATTTTGAAAGTGTGAACACTTTAGCGGATTTCATTCGTTCTCAAAAAGGCGAGGCGTAA
- the lysA gene encoding diaminopimelate decarboxylase, producing the protein MDFFQYKNDRLYAENLPVQQLAEQFGTPLYVYSHATLERHWHAFDSALGEHPHLICFAVKSCSNIGVLSVMAKLGSGFDIVSQGELERVLAAGGDPSKVVFSGVAKSREEIMRGLEVGIRCFNVESLSELKHINLIAGEMGKIAPISLRVNPDVDAHTHPYISTGLKENKFGISADEARAAYQFAATLPNVKITGMDCHIGSQLTELQPFLDATDRLVLLMEQLKQDGIKLQHLDLGGGLGVTYHAEIAPHPSDYAKALLEKLKNYQELEIILEPGRAISANAGILVAKVQYLKSNENRNFAITDTGMNDMIRPALYEAYMNIIEVDRTLVREKAVYDVVGPVCETSDFLGKQRELAIAEGDFIAQRSAGAYGASMSSNYNSRPRTAEVLVDGEQAYLIRRRESVRELWALESMI; encoded by the coding sequence ATGGATTTCTTCCAATATAAAAACGACCGACTTTACGCCGAGAATCTTCCGGTTCAACAACTCGCCGAACAATTCGGCACGCCGCTTTACGTTTATTCCCACGCCACGTTGGAACGCCACTGGCACGCGTTCGACAGCGCATTGGGCGAGCATCCGCATTTGATTTGCTTTGCGGTGAAATCCTGCTCGAATATTGGCGTGTTGAGCGTAATGGCTAAGCTTGGCTCGGGCTTCGATATTGTGTCGCAAGGCGAATTGGAACGTGTATTGGCAGCCGGCGGTGATCCGTCGAAAGTGGTATTTTCCGGCGTGGCAAAATCGCGCGAAGAAATTATGCGCGGATTGGAGGTGGGTATTCGTTGTTTTAACGTAGAATCCTTGTCTGAACTCAAACACATCAATTTAATTGCCGGCGAAATGGGCAAAATTGCGCCGATTTCCCTGCGTGTCAATCCGGATGTGGACGCGCATACGCATCCTTATATTTCTACCGGTTTGAAGGAAAATAAATTCGGCATAAGTGCGGACGAGGCCCGCGCCGCGTATCAATTCGCCGCGACTTTGCCGAATGTGAAAATTACCGGGATGGATTGCCACATCGGCTCGCAACTCACTGAGTTGCAACCGTTCTTAGATGCTACGGATCGCCTTGTTTTGTTGATGGAACAATTAAAACAAGACGGCATCAAACTGCAACACTTGGATTTAGGCGGCGGCTTGGGCGTGACTTACCATGCCGAAATAGCACCGCATCCGAGCGATTATGCCAAGGCGTTATTGGAAAAACTCAAAAATTATCAAGAACTTGAAATCATTCTTGAACCGGGACGTGCGATTTCCGCTAACGCCGGAATTTTGGTGGCGAAGGTGCAATATTTGAAAAGCAACGAAAACCGCAATTTTGCCATCACCGATACCGGCATGAACGATATGATTCGTCCCGCGTTGTATGAAGCTTACATGAACATCATTGAAGTCGATCGGACTTTAGTGCGTGAGAAAGCGGTTTACGACGTGGTGGGGCCGGTGTGCGAGACCTCGGATTTCCTCGGGAAACAGCGCGAATTGGCGATCGCCGAAGGCGATTTTATCGCACAACGCTCAGCCGGCGCGTACGGCGCCAGTATGTCATCAAACTACAATTCCCGCCCGCGTACCGCCGAAGTGCTGGTGGATGGGGAGCAAGCGTACTTGATTCGCCGACGCGAAAGTGTGCGAGAACTTTGGGCCTTAGAATCGATGATTTAA
- the recQ gene encoding DNA helicase RecQ encodes MTDCSSSSTHCPNSTALEVLHSAFGYQSFRKGQEEAINAALNGQDALVVMATGNGKSLCYQIPALCFDGLTLVISPLISLMKDQVDQLQANGIEADFLNSSQTLQQQQQVQNKLISGQLKLLYVSPEKVMTNGFFQLISYTKVSFIAIDEAHCISQWGHDFRPEYTQLGGLKSSFPDAPIMALTATADYATRQDILTHLKLQNPLQYIGSFDRPNIRYTLEEKFKPMEQLARFVLAQKGKSGIIYCNSRSKVERIAESLRSKGVPAAAYHAGMETAQRERVQQDFQRDNVQVVVATIAFGMGINKSNVRFVAHFDLPRSIESYYQETGRAGRDDLPAEAVLFYEPADYAWLQKMLLEKPETPQRQIEQHKLEAIGEFAESQTCRRLVLLNYFGEHRQTPCNNCDICLDPPKKYDGLMDAQKVMSTIYRVGQCFGAQYIIGVLRGMHNQKIIERGHDKLSVYGIGKDKSKEHWQSVIRQLIHLGFVQQVIGEFNATLRLTESAKPILKGEVPLELAMPRISAITKITHNPQRNAVPNYDKDLFARLRFLRKQIADKENIPPYIVFNDATLQEMAQYMPTSKTEMLQINGVGAIKLERFAQPFMALINEHKMLLMKAQNE; translated from the coding sequence ATGACCGATTGTTCTTCGTCATCAACGCACTGCCCAAATAGCACCGCATTGGAGGTGCTCCATTCGGCCTTCGGTTATCAATCTTTCCGCAAAGGGCAAGAGGAAGCGATTAACGCCGCGCTAAACGGGCAAGATGCGCTGGTGGTGATGGCGACAGGTAACGGTAAATCGCTCTGTTATCAAATTCCCGCCCTTTGTTTCGACGGACTGACGTTAGTCATTTCACCGCTGATTTCATTGATGAAAGATCAGGTGGATCAGTTGCAAGCCAACGGTATCGAGGCTGATTTTCTCAATTCCAGCCAAACCCTGCAACAGCAGCAACAGGTGCAAAATAAGCTAATTTCCGGCCAACTAAAATTGCTTTACGTTTCGCCGGAAAAAGTGATGACGAACGGCTTTTTTCAGCTGATTTCTTACACTAAAGTGAGTTTTATCGCCATTGACGAAGCGCATTGCATTTCTCAATGGGGACACGATTTTCGCCCGGAATATACCCAACTCGGCGGGCTAAAATCGAGCTTTCCCGACGCGCCGATCATGGCGCTCACAGCAACCGCCGATTACGCCACGCGACAAGATATTCTCACTCACTTAAAGCTGCAAAATCCGCTCCAATACATCGGCAGTTTTGATCGCCCGAACATTCGTTACACGTTGGAAGAAAAATTCAAGCCAATGGAACAATTGGCGCGTTTTGTGCTGGCGCAAAAAGGCAAAAGCGGCATCATATATTGCAACAGCCGTAGCAAAGTAGAACGCATTGCGGAAAGCTTGCGTAGCAAAGGCGTGCCCGCCGCAGCTTATCACGCGGGCATGGAAACGGCGCAACGCGAACGCGTACAGCAGGATTTTCAGCGTGATAACGTACAAGTGGTGGTGGCGACCATTGCGTTCGGCATGGGCATTAATAAATCCAACGTGCGTTTTGTGGCACATTTCGATTTGCCGCGCAGCATTGAATCCTACTATCAGGAAACCGGCCGCGCGGGGCGTGACGATTTGCCTGCTGAAGCGGTGCTGTTTTATGAGCCGGCGGATTATGCCTGGTTACAAAAAATGCTGTTGGAAAAACCGGAAACACCACAACGTCAAATTGAGCAGCACAAACTGGAAGCCATCGGTGAATTCGCCGAAAGTCAAACTTGTCGCCGTTTGGTGTTGTTGAATTATTTCGGTGAACATCGTCAAACCCCTTGCAATAACTGCGATATTTGCCTCGATCCGCCGAAAAAATACGATGGCTTGATGGATGCACAAAAAGTGATGTCAACCATTTATCGCGTGGGACAATGTTTCGGTGCGCAATATATCATCGGCGTGTTGCGCGGGATGCACAATCAAAAAATTATCGAACGCGGCCATGACAAACTCAGCGTGTACGGCATCGGCAAAGATAAAAGCAAGGAACATTGGCAATCGGTGATTCGTCAATTGATTCACTTAGGCTTTGTACAACAAGTTATCGGTGAATTTAACGCCACGTTGCGACTCACCGAAAGCGCGAAGCCTATCTTAAAAGGCGAAGTCCCATTGGAATTGGCAATGCCGCGTATTTCTGCGATCACCAAAATCACCCATAATCCACAACGCAATGCGGTGCCAAATTACGACAAGGATTTATTCGCCCGTCTGCGCTTTCTACGTAAACAAATCGCCGACAAGGAAAATATTCCGCCTTACATCGTGTTCAACGACGCGACCTTACAAGAAATGGCGCAATATATGCCGACCTCTAAAACTGAAATGTTGCAAATTAATGGCGTGGGCGCAATAAAGCTGGAGCGTTTCGCGCAACCGTTTATGGCATTAATTAATGAACATAAAATGCTTTTAATGAAAGCTCAGAACGAATAA
- a CDS encoding beta-ketoacyl synthase chain length factor, whose amino-acid sequence MPICQFSFSIKQWKIVCDKSLSEADWLKGNAHWLANRENFEDFTPKLAFLPALKRRRLSHSARLFFEAAWDLVTENPDIPVVYASANSEMERNFALWHSLLREGDVSPTSFSLSVHNALVGQWSELRQVKSETTSLMANGGNLEIALLEAYLQLNEGVEQVLVIIAETPLSSMYNAVPVHRSPWGYALALVVEKGEQFTLTLNENGQGEYTPDSALEWVRQQYLQAVDFNVKNANGSTWQWHRN is encoded by the coding sequence ATGCCGATTTGCCAGTTTTCCTTTTCCATTAAACAATGGAAAATTGTTTGCGATAAATCATTAAGCGAAGCGGATTGGCTTAAAGGTAACGCTCATTGGCTGGCCAATCGGGAAAACTTCGAAGATTTCACACCGAAATTAGCTTTTTTACCGGCATTAAAACGTCGCCGTTTGAGTCATTCAGCGCGTTTGTTTTTTGAAGCAGCTTGGGATTTAGTAACCGAAAATCCGGATATTCCGGTGGTTTATGCATCGGCAAACAGTGAAATGGAGCGTAATTTTGCCCTTTGGCATTCGCTTTTGAGGGAAGGCGATGTTTCTCCCACCTCTTTTAGTCTTTCCGTGCACAATGCGTTGGTCGGCCAATGGTCGGAATTACGCCAAGTGAAATCGGAAACCACGTCGTTAATGGCGAATGGCGGTAATTTAGAAATTGCCTTATTGGAAGCGTATTTACAGCTTAATGAAGGCGTTGAGCAGGTGTTGGTTATTATCGCCGAAACACCGTTATCCTCAATGTATAACGCTGTTCCGGTGCATCGGTCTCCTTGGGGCTATGCTCTTGCTCTTGTGGTTGAAAAAGGCGAGCAATTTACTTTGACCTTAAACGAAAACGGACAAGGCGAATATACTCCGGACAGCGCTTTGGAGTGGGTGAGACAACAGTATTTGCAAGCGGTTGATTTTAATGTGAAAAATGCAAATGGAAGTACTTGGCAATGGCACCGAAACTAA
- the cyaY gene encoding iron donor protein CyaY, whose protein sequence is MNITEFHQNIEQVWQKIEEDLEEQGIDADCETQGSVFTITFDNRTQIVLNKQEPLLELWLAGKLGGFHFAFKNDDWLTNDGKRFWNVLTETCAAHGETVHF, encoded by the coding sequence ATGAATATCACAGAATTTCACCAAAATATCGAACAAGTTTGGCAAAAAATCGAAGAAGATTTGGAGGAACAAGGCATCGACGCAGATTGCGAAACCCAAGGTTCCGTGTTCACCATTACATTCGACAACCGCACTCAAATCGTGCTCAACAAACAAGAGCCACTGCTTGAACTCTGGCTTGCCGGCAAACTCGGCGGTTTTCATTTTGCCTTTAAAAATGACGATTGGCTCACCAATGACGGTAAACGCTTTTGGAATGTTCTGACGGAAACTTGTGCCGCCCACGGTGAGACCGTGCATTTTTAA
- a CDS encoding AMP-binding protein codes for MMLPYLEHHFIAQSPAWAFRDFEYRAKQIAAELTQRKIRSISLWMEDGAQLACVLLGAWFVGVRTLFPANDTPESLAWANENADLWITDRADFHQPNSVLFSEFGLQIEWQKDWQNQPLFDVHNQTEIWLKTSGSTGEAKTIVKTARQLWLGARALAEALPFNDSNDIHTISTVSIQHVYGLTVHIMMSLVKGWQIGRIQQFYPECIMREAEQVRRAIIVSSPAMLSSIDWQKMPISSRIEGIISSGGALPATLSDEIRSRVQYPLVEIYGSTETGPIAIRQDSGLWRILPNSRLGSDAQGALWIEADWLARREQTADVVEFEAKGFRLLGRADRIVKIADKRIALVGVEQALMQHLWVEDCYIAQHRQKSRLVAWVGLTEQGIEQFREKGRRALIHQLKQALEQTQEKAAVPRFWRFTDKLPRNSQSKINKAEFERICVTTQTDAIWLNTEQTENVHRIEGKVPLDLVFLTDHFADFPLVPGVVELQWITDRISEFLGFAPTITRFEQLKFQKFLRPADRFQIQLQWDAVKQRIKFQLLTEREVCCSGFALMER; via the coding sequence ATAATGTTACCTTACTTAGAACATCATTTTATCGCCCAATCGCCCGCTTGGGCGTTTCGCGATTTTGAATATCGGGCCAAACAAATCGCTGCCGAATTAACACAACGTAAAATTCGGTCGATTTCCTTGTGGATGGAAGACGGCGCACAGCTCGCCTGCGTCTTATTAGGTGCGTGGTTTGTCGGTGTTCGCACGTTATTTCCGGCAAATGACACGCCGGAGAGTTTAGCCTGGGCGAATGAGAATGCGGATCTATGGATTACCGATCGCGCGGATTTTCATCAGCCGAATAGCGTATTATTTAGCGAATTCGGTTTGCAGATTGAATGGCAAAAAGATTGGCAAAATCAACCGCTCTTTGATGTGCATAATCAAACTGAAATCTGGTTGAAAACCTCGGGCAGCACCGGCGAAGCCAAAACTATCGTCAAAACCGCCCGTCAATTATGGCTGGGTGCTCGTGCCTTGGCAGAAGCGCTGCCTTTTAACGACAGCAATGATATTCACACTATCAGTACCGTTAGCATACAACACGTATACGGGCTAACCGTGCATATTATGATGTCGTTAGTGAAAGGTTGGCAAATCGGCCGCATTCAACAATTTTATCCGGAATGTATTATGCGCGAAGCGGAACAGGTTCGTCGCGCGATAATAGTCAGCAGTCCGGCGATGTTGTCCAGCATTGATTGGCAAAAGATGCCGATTTCAAGTCGTATTGAAGGCATTATTTCTTCCGGTGGCGCTTTGCCTGCGACGCTTTCCGACGAAATTCGCAGCCGTGTTCAGTATCCGTTAGTGGAAATTTACGGCAGTACGGAAACCGGTCCGATTGCAATACGTCAAGATAGCGGCTTATGGCGAATTTTGCCGAATAGCCGATTAGGCAGTGATGCGCAAGGTGCGCTTTGGATTGAAGCCGATTGGTTGGCTCGACGCGAACAAACCGCCGACGTGGTGGAGTTTGAAGCGAAGGGTTTCCGCCTTTTGGGGCGCGCGGATCGCATTGTAAAAATTGCCGACAAACGCATTGCTTTGGTTGGCGTCGAACAAGCTTTAATGCAACACCTTTGGGTAGAGGATTGTTACATCGCGCAGCACCGGCAAAAATCGCGCCTGGTGGCTTGGGTCGGTTTAACCGAGCAAGGTATTGAGCAATTTCGTGAAAAAGGACGTCGCGCGTTAATTCATCAACTCAAACAGGCATTAGAACAAACCCAAGAAAAGGCCGCCGTGCCGCGTTTTTGGCGTTTTACCGATAAATTACCGCGCAACAGCCAGTCGAAAATCAACAAAGCGGAATTTGAGCGTATTTGCGTGACCACTCAAACTGATGCTATTTGGTTAAATACCGAGCAAACCGAAAATGTCCACCGCATTGAAGGTAAAGTGCCGTTGGATTTAGTATTTTTAACTGACCATTTTGCGGATTTCCCGCTAGTGCCGGGGGTGGTGGAATTACAATGGATTACCGATCGGATTAGCGAATTTTTGGGTTTT
- a CDS encoding lipoprotein — protein sequence MKKLLSVFLLSAVCALVSGCGVKGPLYFPEKEPAQQQVK from the coding sequence ATGAAAAAGTTACTATCTGTTTTCTTATTAAGCGCGGTTTGCGCGCTGGTTTCCGGTTGCGGCGTAAAAGGGCCGTTGTATTTTCCGGAAAAAGAGCCGGCACAACAGCAAGTAAAATAA